From a single Nostoc flagelliforme CCNUN1 genomic region:
- a CDS encoding ShlB/FhaC/HecB family hemolysin secretion/activation protein — protein sequence MSLHLLASLTLTQAQIEPGRIHQQNPPTIQQIPQLPSPLTPTPSPLIPPASSTPLLPQRTIQPNNFVKIKVQGFRFQGNTVFNNQELEKVLSDFVGQEITFTDLSKISDKITDYYVKQGYINSGAYIGVAQNQSLKAYNAIVTVSIVEGQIEKINIVGGHRLHNYIRARIPQPILNNQRLLSTLQLLQQDPLIEKITASLKEGAKPSQAILDINVQPRQEFQLNTGIDNYRSPVIGTFQRRIDISHNNLLGLGDGLSISYRNTDGSNAIALAYSVPVNSNNGTIRFLYANITNNIIEQPLNSLDIVADALAYEISFRQPLIQQASANSTQELALGLTASRLESESSLQDTPFPISAGADASGRTRIFALRFFQDWSNRSLTEALFARSTLSLGLDAMDSTINANPPDGRFFSWVGEALWLKRLGNSNTSVAIRSRLQLADRPLPAFEQISLGGISSVRGYRQDTFISDNGFLLSTELRIPAWKTTTQQLQELQFIPFIDFGTSWNNSSDTFSSSGSLTSIGLALQYRSDRFNARLDWGIPLNEINSNSNTWQENGIYFSLNYQLF from the coding sequence GTGAGTTTACATTTATTAGCATCTTTAACCTTGACACAGGCACAAATTGAGCCAGGTAGGATTCATCAACAAAATCCGCCAACCATACAACAAATACCCCAACTTCCCTCTCCATTAACTCCAACACCATCACCACTAATACCTCCAGCATCCTCTACCCCCTTGCTTCCTCAAAGGACAATTCAACCGAATAATTTCGTCAAAATCAAAGTTCAAGGTTTTCGTTTTCAAGGGAATACAGTCTTTAATAATCAGGAGTTAGAGAAAGTATTATCAGATTTTGTCGGTCAAGAAATCACCTTTACTGATTTATCAAAAATCAGCGATAAAATTACTGATTATTATGTAAAGCAAGGATATATCAACTCTGGTGCATATATTGGTGTTGCCCAGAATCAATCTCTTAAGGCTTACAATGCCATAGTTACTGTCTCAATCGTCGAAGGACAGATAGAAAAAATCAATATTGTAGGCGGACATAGACTACACAACTATATACGTGCCCGTATCCCACAACCGATTCTCAACAATCAACGCTTATTATCAACGTTACAGTTACTTCAACAAGACCCATTAATTGAAAAAATTACTGCTTCATTGAAGGAGGGAGCTAAACCAAGCCAAGCTATTTTGGATATTAATGTGCAGCCCAGACAGGAATTTCAGCTCAATACTGGTATAGACAACTACCGCTCTCCAGTCATCGGAACTTTCCAGCGCCGCATTGATATTTCGCACAATAACCTACTGGGATTGGGAGACGGACTCAGCATTAGTTACAGAAATACAGATGGCAGTAATGCCATCGCTCTTGCTTATTCTGTACCTGTCAACTCAAACAATGGTACTATCCGCTTCCTCTACGCCAATATTACTAATAATATTATTGAGCAACCTCTTAATTCCCTGGATATTGTGGCCGATGCATTGGCCTATGAAATTAGTTTTCGCCAACCTTTAATACAACAGGCTTCGGCTAATTCGACTCAAGAATTAGCATTGGGTTTGACGGCTTCGCGTTTAGAGAGCGAGTCATCCTTGCAAGATACTCCTTTTCCTATATCAGCAGGTGCAGATGCGTCAGGACGCACAAGGATTTTTGCACTCAGGTTTTTCCAAGACTGGTCAAATCGTAGTCTGACAGAAGCTTTGTTCGCTCGTTCGACCTTGAGTTTAGGGCTAGATGCGATGGATTCTACTATTAATGCCAACCCTCCTGATGGGCGATTTTTTAGTTGGGTAGGCGAGGCTTTGTGGCTGAAACGTTTAGGCAATAGTAATACTTCTGTTGCTATCCGCTCACGCCTCCAATTGGCGGATAGACCTTTACCAGCTTTTGAGCAAATTAGTCTTGGAGGCATCAGTAGTGTCAGAGGTTATAGGCAGGATACTTTTATATCTGACAATGGATTTCTTTTATCTACAGAATTACGCATTCCGGCTTGGAAAACGACTACGCAACAATTACAAGAATTACAGTTCATCCCCTTCATTGACTTTGGCACAAGCTGGAACAATAGTTCTGATACTTTCAGCTCTTCAGGTAGTTTAACCTCTATTGGGCTAGCCCTCCAATATCGCAGCGATCGCTTCAATGCCCGTCTTGATTGGGGCATTCCTCTGAATGAAATTAACTCAAACTCAAACACATGGCAAGAAAATGGCATTTATTTCTCGCTTAATTATCAACTGTTTTAA
- a CDS encoding CHAT domain-containing protein gives MKLTQTQTHGKKMAFISRLIINCFKKTKYLFLSLLFTLIVVINHEVILAASTPSLEIAKSLTQQGFSQLYDGKPEAAFQTWQAAYRAYEQLNNEQGMNGSLINQSLALQALGSYTTACQALTQALSLNNGICPDSLQKQTNFSQLSYLKSTLHQKQINEYFQFIGFYNLANVLRVMGEPEISYVILQQCLTSAVQLQNQKIQDNLLLNLANTEVILYNQAKSKYQLTDDFTAQKKAIILAKSKFVAAQQIYQELSNSQSTVSLQAKLNWLLAWDTPLMVNDLKALLQNKSNLDLLVLSACQTAKGDRRSFLGIAGIAAQAGARGVLASLWLVDADSTAQLMTKFYEGLKSGLTKAEALRSAQLSLLKSDKYFHPYYWSAFILVGG, from the coding sequence ATGAAATTAACTCAAACTCAAACACATGGCAAGAAAATGGCATTTATTTCTCGCTTAATTATCAACTGTTTTAAAAAAACTAAGTACCTATTTCTAAGTTTATTATTTACGCTAATAGTGGTGATTAACCATGAAGTAATACTAGCAGCATCTACACCTAGTTTAGAAATAGCAAAGTCTCTCACACAGCAGGGTTTTTCACAATTGTACGATGGAAAACCAGAAGCTGCATTTCAAACATGGCAAGCAGCTTATCGAGCCTATGAACAATTAAACAATGAACAGGGAATGAACGGCAGTTTAATTAATCAAAGTCTGGCGCTGCAAGCATTAGGCTCTTATACTACAGCTTGCCAAGCCCTCACTCAAGCTTTATCCCTAAATAATGGTATTTGCCCTGATTCGCTACAGAAACAAACTAATTTTTCCCAATTGTCTTATTTAAAGTCAACACTTCATCAAAAGCAAATCAACGAATATTTTCAGTTTATTGGATTTTATAACCTAGCTAACGTGCTTCGAGTTATGGGCGAACCGGAAATTTCTTATGTAATTTTACAACAATGTTTAACATCGGCAGTACAGTTACAAAACCAAAAAATCCAAGATAACTTGTTACTGAACTTAGCTAACACAGAAGTAATACTTTACAATCAAGCCAAAAGTAAATATCAACTTACTGATGACTTTACTGCTCAAAAAAAGGCAATTATTTTAGCTAAGTCTAAATTTGTTGCCGCCCAACAAATATACCAGGAACTCAGCAATAGCCAAAGTACAGTTTCTCTACAAGCTAAATTAAATTGGCTCTTAGCATGGGATACTCCCCTGATGGTTAATGATTTAAAAGCTTTACTACAAAATAAAAGCAACCTTGATTTACTGGTGTTGAGTGCTTGCCAAACTGCCAAAGGTGATAGACGCTCCTTTTTGGGTATTGCTGGCATAGCCGCACAAGCCGGAGCGCGTGGTGTTTTAGCCAGTCTATGGCTAGTTGATGCTGATTCTACTGCTCAACTGATGACTAAATTTTATGAAGGACTGAAATCTGGACTTACCAAAGCCGAAGCATTAAGATCAGCACAACTCAGTTTATTAAAAAGTGACAAATATTTTCACCCATATTATTGGAGCGCATTTATTCTCGTTGGCGGATAA
- a CDS encoding protein kinase domain-containing protein translates to MSCYCINPLCKQRQNPDDADKCASCGTSLVINERVRLVKPLRELDRNPFTANEIFEIEDSGTQWSPGRKRRVMKILKWNSPQFVERFEREVLALQLINHPNIPQTNGDDDYFTVESENSPFKFRCLITDKIEGENLEDWIETHHSVSQELALDWLEQIVVILDLVHHTEFFHRDIKPSNIILDPDGHLYLIDFGAARQITDTYLAKVSSTGGTDRTISNYEITKVISHYYSPLEQAHGHAVPQSDFYALGRTMVRLVTGVKLRELETNHDTGRLIWRHKAPQIDKPLVDFIDELMAPNPAHRPQTTRMILWRLKKLPEQNKIYRLTRSKPFMFSAVIASVSLIGLLAYTLGFPVYANNLVAQGQKLEEENNTEQAQKLFDQAVKIRPELSNQISKFYFDIAGRVKEDLELEKKYYNLAAKYNPNDTDSYNNLALACQFLRDIDCVNKTYEQLFRLEPNSWTGHYNLANFYETQEKYDLAQEQYNLAIKYGQEQALMAVNNLSRLNNLRGNYAQAKKLAIEGLNKAPSSDKQLRAALYKNLAWAKLIQKNYQGADKDLQTAFDLDSQRVDVYCLLSKAKEALGDINSASGYGEICLLARMDTWLPEVQKWREELIERIFKKK, encoded by the coding sequence ATGTCGTGTTACTGTATAAATCCTTTGTGTAAGCAACGGCAGAATCCTGATGATGCCGACAAATGCGCTTCTTGCGGTACATCTTTAGTGATCAATGAACGTGTCCGTCTAGTTAAACCATTAAGAGAATTAGATCGCAACCCGTTCACGGCAAATGAGATTTTTGAAATAGAGGATTCTGGGACGCAGTGGAGTCCTGGGCGTAAACGACGAGTCATGAAGATATTAAAATGGAATTCGCCTCAATTTGTGGAGCGATTTGAGCGCGAGGTTTTAGCCTTGCAATTAATAAATCATCCAAATATTCCGCAGACAAACGGAGATGATGACTACTTCACCGTAGAATCAGAGAACAGCCCCTTCAAATTCCGATGCTTAATCACGGATAAAATTGAAGGGGAAAATTTAGAAGATTGGATAGAAACTCATCATTCAGTTTCACAAGAGTTAGCGCTAGATTGGTTGGAACAAATAGTAGTAATACTAGATTTAGTACATCATACAGAATTTTTTCATAGAGACATCAAACCAAGCAATATAATTCTAGATCCGGATGGACATTTATATTTAATAGATTTTGGGGCTGCACGCCAGATAACAGATACATATTTAGCCAAAGTAAGCTCGACTGGAGGAACGGACAGAACTATCAGTAATTACGAAATCACCAAAGTAATTTCCCATTATTACAGTCCGCTAGAACAAGCGCATGGTCATGCGGTTCCACAGTCGGATTTTTATGCTTTAGGTCGAACTATGGTTCGCTTGGTAACGGGGGTAAAATTAAGAGAATTAGAAACAAATCATGATACGGGCAGACTAATCTGGAGACATAAAGCACCACAGATAGATAAGCCTTTGGTAGATTTTATTGATGAGTTAATGGCTCCCAATCCAGCACATCGACCACAAACGACTAGGATGATTTTGTGGCGACTCAAAAAACTGCCTGAGCAAAATAAGATTTATAGACTAACAAGGTCGAAACCCTTCATGTTCAGTGCAGTGATCGCCAGCGTTAGTTTGATAGGATTACTAGCTTATACACTTGGATTCCCAGTATATGCAAATAATTTAGTAGCACAAGGGCAAAAGCTAGAGGAGGAAAATAATACCGAACAAGCGCAAAAGCTATTTGACCAAGCAGTAAAAATTCGCCCGGAATTAAGTAATCAAATTTCCAAATTCTACTTTGATATAGCAGGAAGAGTTAAAGAGGATTTAGAATTAGAAAAGAAATATTATAATTTAGCGGCTAAATATAATCCGAATGATACAGATTCATATAATAATCTAGCATTGGCTTGTCAATTTTTGAGAGATATAGATTGTGTAAATAAAACTTATGAACAGCTTTTTAGGCTAGAGCCTAACTCCTGGACAGGACACTACAATTTAGCTAACTTTTATGAAACTCAAGAAAAATATGACTTAGCTCAAGAACAATATAATTTAGCAATTAAATATGGTCAAGAGCAGGCGTTGATGGCTGTGAATAATTTGTCTAGGTTGAATAACTTGCGAGGAAATTATGCTCAAGCCAAAAAACTAGCAATAGAAGGATTAAACAAAGCTCCATCTAGTGATAAACAGTTAAGAGCAGCATTATATAAAAATTTAGCCTGGGCGAAACTAATACAAAAAAATTATCAAGGTGCGGATAAAGATTTGCAGACAGCTTTTGATTTAGATTCACAAAGAGTAGATGTGTATTGCTTGTTATCGAAAGCGAAAGAAGCGTTAGGAGATATAAATTCTGCAAGTGGTTACGGTGAAATATGTTTACTGGCAAGGATGGATACGTGGTTGCCAGAAGTACAAAAATGGCGAGAGGAATTAATAGAGAGGATATTTAAAAAGAAATAA
- a CDS encoding NB-ARC domain-containing protein: MDLSIEHGVNFQNSLSSSFFTQEQQSLELLQSSRTVSFYQALTVVNNIIFTEKNRSLTKPEIAVLKGAWENQDFSEIGQQSGYKAGYLQRRIAPQLWNLLSETVTKGQQVLKRKVRNLLTEVVINYYQSNPHLELPLFDSQFIKGQLPNSKLSNFYGRQQELYHLKKLINNHRCISLTGVPGVGKTALSAKLLAELSLDSTQHFDFLVWKSVTHSVRLQDLLSELIDLIQPDTSLNLPEYTQALITALIKHLQSHRCLLVLDGFEVLFKTPNLEQRLDYKIFMRRLLEEEHKSCLLLTCRALPNEIYAMSKDDRSILYFRVDGLDIDAALNFLSDQGLTDQNDCLDLIKTYRSNPSELATVVQKIKHFFSGSTEIFFQHKTTFITDEFQSMLDETFGESLEQTERYIMIYLAKKLSLDPAPISFSNLLIQINSSNHISASTSAIIKALENLEQLSLIESIKDPNTKEIAFTLQPVVKKYINTDPLGLVQPQNSFPSLANTF, from the coding sequence ATGGATTTGAGCATTGAGCATGGGGTAAATTTTCAGAATTCTCTTTCTTCATCATTTTTTACACAAGAGCAACAGTCTCTGGAGTTACTACAGTCTTCCCGAACCGTATCCTTTTACCAAGCTCTAACTGTAGTCAACAATATAATTTTTACTGAAAAAAATCGCTCCTTGACTAAACCTGAGATCGCCGTCCTCAAGGGTGCATGGGAAAACCAAGATTTTTCTGAGATAGGGCAGCAATCTGGCTATAAGGCTGGCTATTTACAGCGTCGTATAGCTCCTCAACTGTGGAACTTGCTTTCTGAAACAGTAACCAAAGGACAACAGGTCTTAAAGAGGAAAGTACGAAATCTGCTCACAGAAGTTGTTATAAACTATTATCAATCTAATCCCCACCTAGAACTTCCCTTATTTGATAGCCAGTTTATTAAAGGTCAACTTCCTAACTCTAAACTATCCAATTTTTACGGTAGGCAACAAGAACTCTACCACTTAAAGAAATTAATTAACAACCACCGATGCATATCTTTAACAGGTGTCCCTGGGGTTGGTAAAACTGCTTTGTCCGCAAAACTCTTAGCAGAACTTAGCTTAGACTCTACTCAACACTTTGATTTCCTGGTTTGGAAATCAGTAACTCACTCAGTACGCCTTCAAGATTTATTGAGCGAACTAATTGATTTAATTCAACCAGATACTTCTCTCAACTTACCTGAATATACTCAAGCTCTGATTACCGCCTTAATTAAGCATTTACAATCTCATCGTTGTTTACTCGTACTGGATGGTTTTGAGGTTCTGTTTAAAACCCCTAATTTAGAACAAAGATTAGACTATAAAATATTCATGCGTCGGCTGTTAGAGGAAGAGCATAAGAGTTGTTTATTACTGACTTGTCGAGCTTTACCTAATGAAATTTATGCTATGAGCAAAGATGACCGATCTATCCTCTATTTTCGAGTAGACGGTTTAGATATAGATGCTGCTCTAAATTTTTTATCGGATCAAGGTTTAACAGACCAAAACGATTGTCTTGATTTAATTAAAACCTATCGTAGTAATCCCTCAGAATTAGCAACAGTAGTTCAAAAGATTAAACATTTCTTTTCTGGCAGTACAGAAATATTCTTTCAACATAAAACTACTTTTATTACTGATGAGTTTCAATCAATGTTAGATGAAACTTTTGGTGAATCTTTGGAGCAAACCGAACGTTATATTATGATTTATTTGGCTAAAAAATTATCCCTAGACCCCGCACCGATTAGTTTTAGTAACCTCTTAATACAGATCAATTCTTCTAATCATATATCGGCTTCTACTTCGGCAATTATTAAAGCTTTAGAAAACTTAGAACAACTATCTTTAATTGAAAGCATTAAAGACCCAAACACTAAAGAAATCGCCTTTACTTTGCAACCTGTAGTCAAAAAATACATTAATACTGATCCCTTGGGTCTAGTACAGCCACAAAACTCTTTCCCCTCATTAGCTAACACATTTTAG